One Ictalurus furcatus strain D&B chromosome 22, Billie_1.0, whole genome shotgun sequence genomic window, AGAACGGTAAAGCTAGTAGTACTAAATGAATCAGTGTATGGTTTTACACATGAATTTCCCAGATACATAATATATTATGGGAAAGAACCCAGTCTGTTTTGGGTGACAGAGTGCTGCTCAACACCTTTTTTGGTCTTCACTAACTTGCTCAAGCCATCTTGTTTGCAGATCCTTACCACCTTAAATAGGATTGTTAGCAATGAAAACAGTTGGCTCATTATTAACGGTCAAATAATATATGAATGGTCAAATATCTGGGGAAATATTGCAGATTTGTCAAGTTTTCACACAAATCTGgtctaaactaaactaaagcaAAAACATCCAGGGTGCTGGATCAGAATAGCAGAAGGTACTTTGGTAGCAATGATTTTTAGACTATTTCAATAGAAAAATAGAGAGCATATGGGTTAATACACAGCACCAGGCTGCTAGCAGACAGTTATAGTATGTGTTACTAAGTCTTCTACTGATAATCAGACAAGATGTCTCATAATCCAATAACATTTTAATGACTATACTTAACTTAACTATACTGTTCGGTAGAACAAGCACTATACTTAATACTCTACTCTAGACCAACTACCTGAGTACTAACATCAATTTTATAACTTGCTAGCAGGAGAAGTTAGTACTATCAGTGGTTATGGAGCATTTACTAAAAACTTTACTAAATTTGTCCCTGAGCTTGGCCACCTGTCTAAGTTTCTTGAACTAGTTGTTGTTAAGCCTTTGCTTATGAAACCACCCTTCTGACCTCTTCAATCTTTCCTCTCCAACACACCTTTTTGTGTACAATTTGGGAGAAAGTCCCAAGgctatgttcttttttttttttaaagcaggaaTAACCAGCATGATGATTTTTATGTTTCTGGAACCAACAGAATCAGTAGTGGCTACACTGTTCAATGATCTACTTGCATACAGCATTTGACACTATCAACTCATATTTTAATAGACAGTCTTGCATGATTCAGTTCTTACTTGGCAGACCATTACAGCTGGAGATTCCTCAGAGCCAGAAAAAGTGTGATACGATGTCCAACAAGGTTCTGTTTAGGCCCCCTAATGTTCTCCTTAACTGGTTTTCACTCCTACACTGATGATGCACAATTACACATATCTGTTTGGCCTGTACTAATATGATTTGAAATGTGGCTCAGCAAATGtcttaaaaacacattattttcatTACTGTAAAACAAATTCACGTTCTGTTGAATATATGTAAGACCTCAAAGGAACTGCATCAAAGTCACCTTTGATAcatttgtaagaaaaaaaaaagcacacacctCCTTAAGACTGACTTTGGCACTGTATATGATGTTAGAGCCATCCCTCTTGAAGTGTGGGTGCCCCTTGTCTTTGAGCACAAACACAatatcagcaggaatgttcTCAGGTGTCTCATCGCCCTCCTTAGGGAAGGTGATCTTGGTCCCTTCTTTCCAGCCTCTCTTGATGACAATATTAAGGATCTTGTCTTCTGTCCGCGTTGTTCTTCCATCTGGGTTGAGGCGGCGACGAGTAATGCGCATGCGTTTAGTACATCCATGGAAGATTTCCTCCAGAGATACCCGCAGCTCGTGTACCACAGGAGGATCCTGCACCTTCCTCCtggtgttgctgctgctgtgcaAAGATTCATTACGAGGTCTTCGACCTACCCCACGATGGAACCCATTGAGACCATTGAAGCCAAAGTGGCTGAAGGAACTGAATGGGTCATCTTCTCCATCCATGTCAATGTCCATATCATGGTCTCCAGCACCATTGCTGGTGTTCCAATGACGTCCAGAGCCAAAGAAAATATCAAAGGGGTTAGAGCCGCCAAAGAAAGATGCAAATGTGGCATGTGGATCTCCGTGGAAGGTGTAGTGATACGTAGTGCCTGGTCCACTAGATGAGCCAGTTCCTCCACTTTTGAGTCCTGAGAAgatataataatatgtttacatgtttgtaaataaaagCGACTAAGTTTCTAGAAATATAAATGTGGTTTTAGATTTGTTTACCCCAATACAATTTCTCATTCCTATTCTACTTATGAACTCTTTGCTTACCTTCTTTGGGTTCTTAAGAGTAATTCTAACACCCCagggagataaaaaaaaaaataaaattaatgttcGTCTTCCCCCAAACTAGTACCTCAGATGTCTCCTAAGCACTCTTTAATGTAGGCTCTGTTaggcaaatcaatacaaagttattctgactgaccCTTATGAAGAaatatttctatcctgatgggagtaaTCTCTACCAGGATGACTCTGTCCCCATTCGCAGGGCATGATGGTTTGATTAGTATAAAattgatgtaaatcatatgcgaTGACCTTTACGGTCACCAGACTTCAATTGAGACATTTCTAATTGACTTTGATTTCTAATTGATCTTCGACAGTGTTCTCCACAATTATCAGCAAAACACCAACTCAGGGaaaatcttttggaagaatagtGTTCATCCCTCCAATACcattccagagacttgtagaatgtAGGTTGAAGCATTGAAGATGTTCTGGTGGCTTGTCATAGACTGACACCTCAGTGAGAcagtttttggatttgtttttgttttcttttctttaatttgtcactaaTCTATAACTTATGTACATTATTtatctgtatatattataatatatacattatttgtCATACCTTAAAGGGAATGCATAGGCAATGAGCCAGTAACATTTCATTAACAGGGTACTACAGGGTTCAACCTTTGGTCcaatattattcagtaatacAGCAAACCTTTGTGTCCTGCAAAACACCTATACTGGTTCTGAGAACTCACATCAGCCATAATGAGTAAAAGACAAATGGTTTTGTTCTCAATATAATTTGTCAGCCCTTAAGAAAAATTCAAACTGCAGCAGCTTCTGATGGCTTCTCTCTTACTTCTGCATAAACCAAGCTGAGTGCAGGAATGTTAATGTCTTTCCACATTAAATTTGAGTATTAATAATACACCCCATGTTGTTGGATTTCTTAAAACATGAAATGTATGTGCTTATGGGTCTAGCCATTTgacaagacaaaaaatataCTCCTCACTTGGCTTTTTTTCTTAGCACAAATATATTTCTGGCTATATGACATACCTGTGTTCTGTAAAGCTGGGCGTATGCACATCTTATAGTTGTAGTTTAGAGGATAATTTTGTAGACAAGCTATTTTAGCGCACCAATTAGCAAATGTCAGTAAACTCCTCAACTAGATTTTATTTGGTTGCAACTGCTCATACTTCTCCAGCAAGGAGCCTGCCAAGAGTGTGTCACTCTCTTTCTATTTTGGATACTGAGAAAAGACAACACACATTTGGACAGATGGGTACAGTACACAGACATTATCTGTCATAAATAGCCTACCTTACTTCTATTCTTGTCCTTTAGTGAGCATAAAGTTGTTTACACATTGTCGTTGTGCATTTACATGTCAAAATGTAACTCAAATCAGCGGAAATGGAAAATAACAACATCATGTTAGCATGGAAGCTCTCTCTGGCCTGAACAGTGTTATTAGTCCTTGCACCTTTAAAAATGGTATGACATGTTAGTATTAGTAATATTGCTTCTGTAAGGTTCACGATATTAATACCCCACAAAGGCcactataaatatttaattcaggtagtgaatatactgtacacattcTCTTGATATTACCTTGGAATAGACTCCTCaggacaaattattattatttttcttaaaagaaGAGACCAACAAAACATTGAAACATCCATATCTGTTTAGAAATAAatccaattaaattttattttagggTGCTGCTTAAGGCTGGTTGCATTTAGCAAAGTGTCCCATTTAATGTCTCATCAGTTGCAGAGTTGAAGAGTCTCAA contains:
- the dnajb5 gene encoding dnaJ homolog subfamily B member 5; this translates as MGKDYYKILGIQSGASEDEIKKAYRRMALKFHPDKNKDPNAEEKFKEIAEAYEVLSDPKKKAIYDQYGEDGLKSGGTGSSSGPGTTYHYTFHGDPHATFASFFGGSNPFDIFFGSGRHWNTSNGAGDHDMDIDMDGEDDPFSSFSHFGFNGLNGFHRGVGRRPRNESLHSSSNTRRKVQDPPVVHELRVSLEEIFHGCTKRMRITRRRLNPDGRTTRTEDKILNIVIKRGWKEGTKITFPKEGDETPENIPADIVFVLKDKGHPHFKRDGSNIIYSAKVSLKEALCGCTVNIPTLDNKVITLPCNDIIKPGIIKRLRGEGLPLPKSPSQRGDMIVEFQVRFPDRIPPQSKEIIKQHLPQS